A single genomic interval of Cydia splendana chromosome 10, ilCydSple1.2, whole genome shotgun sequence harbors:
- the LOC134794533 gene encoding uncharacterized protein LOC134794533 has translation MEFTEADNNDNVNEACLNNKSVDNAEQTTNVEPELDPNILSILGDDPQNENTFGEQLHKDVSTRWQHLLINGLQKEVKSEIIKLYPVPENCSSLKAPKLNLEIKAALTEMNLKKDNFSENKQNQLSSGIAALGKALTVAFSSNPSSQDLIKYLSDAGRLLCDYHYRESQSRRYSIINTLNKQTRDTIRDTKLDEYLFGSDLADHLKSSKAIEKSGLELKPVYTPRVQPKVDPAVQHQRGALNSRGASRTAASRRARTPLPGDRQTSLRRPGIADTNRQRAARATIIVSERGDAEHRVAGTYTTTTSQLLIE, from the exons ATGGAATTTACCGAAGCAG ATAATAATGACAACGTGAATGAAGCTTGTTTAAATAACAAGAGTGTAGATAACGCTGAACAGACTACAAACGTGGAACCCGAGTTGGACCCTAATATTTTAAGCATCTTAGGAGATGACCCCCAGAACGAGAATACTTTTGGTGAACAATTACACAAGGATGTTTCAACTAGATGGCAACATCTTTTGATAAACGggttacaaaaagaagtgaaatccgaaataataaaattatatccaGTTCCTGAAAACTGCAGTAGCTTGAAGGCGCCGAAACTTAATTTAGAAATAAAGGCGGCCCTTACCGAAATGAACTTGAAAAAAGATAACTTTAGCGAGAATAAACAAAATCAGTTATCCAGCGGTATTGCAGCTCTAGGCAAAGCGTTAACCGTCGCATTTAGTAGCAACCCGTCTTCTCAAGACCTAATAAAATACTTGAGCGATGCGGGACGCTTGTTGTGCGATTACCATTACAGAGAATCTCAATCGCGTCGATACTCTATCataaatactttaaataaaCAGACACGCGATACTATTAGGGATACTAAACTGGACGAATATCTCTTTGGGTCTGATCTTGCCGATCATTTAAAGTCATCCAAGGCGATTGAGAAATCGGGATTAGAATTAAAGCCCGTGTACACGCCGCGGGTGCAACCAAAAGTAGATCCGGCCGTTCAACATCAACGAGGGGCTTTAAACTCACGGGGGGCGTCGCGGACAGCAGCCTCAAGACGCGCCCGTACGCCGCTGCCCGGAGATCGCCAGACATCGCTCCGACGACCAGGGATCGCCGACACGAACCGTCAACGAGCCGCTCGAGCTACTATCATCGTCAGCGAGAGAGGAGACGCTGAGCACCGCGTCGCAGGTACCTACACGACTACAACATCCCAGTTGCTgatagaataa